In Aedes albopictus strain Foshan chromosome 3, AalbF5, whole genome shotgun sequence, the following are encoded in one genomic region:
- the LOC109414611 gene encoding alpha-tocopherol transfer protein-like, which translates to MVKFNERNHPFVDLGDGLSICLNRAAYHDDKELRRDAAVSEETAMALIEFRRLVETNRNLDVKVDQNNWTVMLYLRCYDNDVKRAFALMDYGYRLLHRVTDYTMPYAQVRHVFEEGLIRYLPNCDEDGAVVFIVEMSRRWNPSKISLQQFIAAIRVGGLALMLNPDAQRNGCKVLFDVDGLSMSHVSHFTPRSSNFLFDLIEKCTPIVTKGMHTVNNGMMYNVLFAILKPFMSKDLRSKTYMHGKNWSSLAKHISPKCLPPQYGGTMELPDCYRPALGKLLQHYEGYFTEYNSYGYTGNPDGK; encoded by the exons ATGGTCAAGTTCAATGAGAGAAATCATCCCTTCGTGGACCTGGGAGATGGCCTTAGCATATGCTTGAACCGCGCGGCGTACCACGATGACAAAGAGCTACGACGGGATGCAGCTGTGTCGGAGGAAACGGCGATGGCCTTGATCGAATTTCGTCGGCTTGTGGAGACCAATCGGAACTTGGACGTCAAGGTCGACCAGAACAACTGGACCGTGATGCTGTATCTGAGGTGCTACGACAACGACGTGAAGCGGGCGTTCGCCTTGATGGATTATGGTTACCGGTTGCTGCACCGGGTAACGGATTACACTATGCCCTACGCACAAGTGAGACACGTCTTCGAGGAAGGTCTCATTCGATATTTGCCGAATTGTGACGAGGATGGAGCGGTGGTGTTCATTGTGGAGATGAGCC GCCGGTGGAACCCCTCCAAGATATCCCTGCAGCAGTTCATCGCCGCTATTCGGGTCGGTGGACTGGCTCTGATGCTCAACCCGGACGCCCAGCGCAACGGCTGCAAGGTGCTGTTCGATGTGGACGGCCTATCGATGAGTCACGTATCGCACTTTACCCCCCGCAGCTCAAACTTCCTGTTCGATTTGATCGAAAAGTGCACTCCCATTGTGACCAAGGGTATGCACACCGTCAACAACGGTATGATGTACAACGTGCTGTTCGCGATACTGAAACCATTCATGAGCAAAGATCTGCGCTCGAAAACCTATATGCACGGCAAGAACTGGAGCTCACTGGCGAAGCACATTAGTCCGAAGTGTTTGCCACCGCAGTACGGAGGAACCATGGAACTGCCGGATTGCTATAGGCCGGCGCTGGGGAAGCTGCTGCAGCATTATGAGGGCTATTTTACAG agTACAATTCTTATGGATATACGGGGAATCCGGATGGAAAATGA